A window from Exiguobacterium marinum DSM 16307 encodes these proteins:
- a CDS encoding YitT family protein produces MKRQQQHLLRQQVWRKLQTISVKDIAWIIAGSFILSFGVNYFTVPNDFSEGGLLGVTIILYYVFGWDLGLTSIIGNGILFIIGYKLLDRRTMVYSVIAVVATSFFLSLTHNWGSPAEDKLLAAVYAGIMIGVGIGMVLRVGGTTGGGVIIARLMERYLHLSVAVSMFIIDAIVVATSGFFLGEQVVLYTLIAIIIGSWVIDLVAEGLNIRKAVTIISDKHEELAVVLTETLGRSATIIHGHGYYTKQDKNMLYMIVDKRQIAPLKKIVQVTDDRAFVVIHQVKEVIGEGFSYPSR; encoded by the coding sequence ATGAAACGTCAACAGCAACATCTATTGCGCCAACAAGTATGGCGCAAGCTACAAACCATCTCGGTGAAGGACATCGCCTGGATCATCGCGGGCTCATTCATTCTCTCGTTCGGGGTCAACTACTTCACCGTACCGAACGATTTCTCGGAAGGTGGCCTGCTCGGGGTCACGATCATCTTGTACTACGTGTTCGGCTGGGACCTCGGGCTCACGTCGATCATCGGGAACGGGATTCTCTTTATCATCGGCTATAAGCTGCTTGACCGCCGGACAATGGTCTATTCGGTCATCGCGGTCGTCGCGACGTCGTTCTTTCTCAGTCTGACGCATAACTGGGGCAGCCCGGCTGAGGACAAACTGCTCGCGGCCGTCTATGCCGGGATCATGATCGGGGTCGGGATCGGCATGGTGCTCCGTGTCGGCGGTACGACCGGCGGGGGTGTCATCATCGCCCGTCTCATGGAGCGCTATCTCCATTTGAGCGTCGCCGTCTCGATGTTCATCATCGACGCGATCGTCGTCGCGACATCCGGCTTCTTCTTAGGGGAGCAGGTCGTCCTGTATACGCTCATCGCCATCATCATCGGCTCATGGGTCATCGACCTCGTCGCGGAAGGACTCAACATCCGCAAGGCCGTCACGATCATCAGTGACAAACATGAAGAGCTCGCCGTCGTCTTGACGGAAACGCTTGGCCGCTCGGCAACGATTATCCATGGACATGGCTACTATACGAAGCAAGATAAGAACATGTTGTATATGATCGTCGACAAACGTCAGATCGCGCCGCTCAAAAAAATCGTCCAAGTGACGGACGACCGGGCCTTCGTCGTCATCCACCAAGTGAAGGAAGTCATCGGGGAAGGATTCAGTTACCCGTCCCGATAA
- the secG gene encoding preprotein translocase subunit SecG, translating to MQTIATISLLVVAVLLIVVVLLMSGRSQGLGAIAGGAEQLFGRQKARGFDAVLNRTAAVLGTLFFILGLLVASL from the coding sequence ATGCAAACGATCGCTACAATCAGCCTACTTGTCGTGGCTGTCTTATTGATTGTCGTCGTACTGCTCATGTCAGGTCGGTCGCAAGGTCTTGGAGCGATTGCAGGTGGCGCGGAGCAGTTGTTCGGACGCCAGAAAGCACGCGGCTTCGATGCTGTTTTGAACCGAACTGCAGCTGTACTAGGCACTTTGTTTTTCATTTTAGGATTACTAGTCGCATCATTATGA
- a CDS encoding alpha/beta hydrolase, with product MTYEMKVTAPKPFFFEGGKRAVLMLHGFTGSSADVRMLGRFLQKEGYTCMGPIYRGHAVPPEELLQYGPKDWWEDVLNAYQTLVDKGHEEIVVCGLSLGGVMSLRLAEEKDVKAVIPMCAPTGIDAEDRLYKGVQAYAREYKGREEKSPEQIEQEMAEFKPMPTLKDLRAFVRDTASKLEDIFVPTLVVQGAKDNMIDPESANQIYEAVNTFQKELLIYEDSGHVITLDKEKEKLHQDVLDFLETLDWSV from the coding sequence ATGACGTACGAAATGAAAGTAACAGCACCAAAACCGTTCTTCTTCGAGGGCGGAAAACGTGCCGTGTTGATGTTACATGGCTTCACTGGATCGAGCGCGGATGTCCGCATGCTCGGTCGCTTCCTTCAAAAAGAAGGATACACATGTATGGGACCGATCTATCGTGGTCATGCCGTCCCACCGGAAGAATTACTCCAATATGGACCGAAAGACTGGTGGGAAGACGTCTTGAACGCTTACCAGACACTCGTCGACAAAGGCCATGAGGAAATCGTCGTCTGCGGACTCTCGCTAGGTGGCGTGATGTCGCTTCGTCTCGCCGAGGAGAAAGACGTCAAGGCGGTCATCCCGATGTGCGCGCCGACGGGAATCGATGCCGAGGACCGCTTGTATAAAGGAGTCCAGGCATATGCCCGAGAATATAAGGGTAGAGAAGAAAAGTCGCCGGAACAGATCGAGCAGGAGATGGCAGAGTTCAAACCGATGCCGACGCTAAAAGACCTCCGTGCCTTCGTCCGCGACACGGCGTCGAAGCTCGAGGACATCTTCGTCCCGACACTCGTCGTCCAAGGCGCCAAAGACAACATGATTGACCCGGAATCGGCGAATCAGATTTACGAGGCGGTCAACACGTTCCAAAAAGAGTTGCTCATCTATGAGGACTCGGGACATGTGATCACGCTCGACAAAGAAAAAGAGAAACTGCACCAGGACGTGCTCGATTTTCTCGAAACGTTAGACTGGTCAGTCTAA
- the rnr gene encoding ribonuclease R produces MNLRDQLLEILQASEKPLSVDQLTERLQLASTDDFKELIRTLNALEEEGAIGRTRTNRYGTLAVLGQVAGIISIHQRGFGFLSVEGEAEDVFLPPDQLKDVYHGDTILVKKREDNRGKTEGILLKVLKRGLSEFVGTYTLPSGRLDQFAFIEPDDKRINFWPVVNPDKSLGAVDGHKVVVRITKYPDGRFAGACDVVRIIGHKNDPGVDILSIVYKHGIPTEFPEDVISQANAVPDEADEKDFIGRVDLRDETIFTIDGEDAKDLDDAVHVKKLDNGNYELGVHIADVSHYVKEGSPLDVEAFERGTSVYLVDRVIPMIPHRLSNGICSLNPHVNRLTLSCVMEISPQNGKVVRHDLFPSVIKTTERMTYTNVREIIERDDEETLKKYEPFIGEFDLMAELAEVLRKRRNSRGAINFDFAEAKVVVNEEGKPADIVLRPRSVAEKLIEEFMLAANETVAEHFHKMDVPFIYRVHDNPKPDKLDFFFDFVANFGVHIERIKGQTVEPKTLQKILKAIDGEPEEPVISTIMLRSMQQAKYDDVSLGHFGLATDFYTHFTSPIRRYPDLIVHRLMRTYVFNNDLSEKTIAKYEDRLGAIAEQASKRERRSVDAERETQALKKAEYMEAHLGEEFDGVVAGVTNFGMFIELPNTIEGLVRLQSMDDYYHFDESQLMLLGERTKRQFRIGDAVRVKVDAVNLDERTIDFTVVGMPKREPSTRRQPTTIKAKGGRPKKDEKDRRGGRGRDDKKKRGKPGRPGKPGKPGEKPKRDGEKSSQGRSALDLKNKDKHKRKGDAKRGAKKRR; encoded by the coding sequence TTGAATTTACGTGACCAATTACTAGAGATTTTACAGGCGAGCGAGAAACCGCTCTCTGTCGATCAACTGACCGAGCGACTACAGCTCGCGTCGACGGATGACTTCAAAGAGCTCATCCGCACATTGAATGCCCTCGAGGAAGAGGGTGCCATCGGCCGGACGCGGACGAACCGTTACGGGACGCTCGCCGTACTCGGCCAAGTCGCGGGGATCATCTCGATCCACCAGCGCGGCTTCGGCTTCTTGTCGGTTGAAGGGGAAGCGGAAGACGTGTTCTTGCCGCCCGACCAACTGAAGGACGTCTATCATGGCGATACGATCCTCGTCAAAAAGCGCGAGGACAATCGTGGCAAGACAGAAGGAATTTTATTAAAAGTTTTGAAGCGCGGACTTTCCGAGTTCGTCGGGACGTATACACTCCCGAGCGGTCGACTCGACCAGTTCGCCTTCATCGAGCCGGATGACAAACGCATCAACTTCTGGCCGGTCGTCAACCCGGACAAGTCACTCGGTGCCGTCGACGGACATAAAGTCGTCGTGCGCATCACGAAGTATCCGGACGGACGCTTCGCCGGTGCCTGTGACGTCGTCCGCATCATCGGGCATAAGAACGATCCGGGCGTCGACATCTTGTCGATCGTCTATAAGCATGGCATCCCGACGGAGTTCCCGGAGGACGTGATCTCTCAGGCGAATGCGGTGCCGGACGAGGCGGACGAGAAAGACTTCATCGGACGCGTCGACCTTCGTGACGAGACGATCTTCACGATTGACGGCGAAGATGCGAAAGATTTGGACGATGCCGTCCACGTCAAAAAACTCGATAACGGCAACTACGAGCTCGGTGTCCATATCGCCGACGTTTCGCATTACGTGAAAGAGGGCTCACCGCTCGACGTCGAGGCGTTCGAGCGCGGGACGAGTGTCTATCTCGTCGACCGCGTCATTCCGATGATTCCGCACCGACTCTCGAACGGGATCTGTTCCCTCAACCCGCACGTCAACCGCTTGACGCTCAGCTGCGTCATGGAGATCTCCCCGCAAAACGGGAAGGTCGTTCGCCATGACTTGTTCCCGAGTGTCATCAAGACGACGGAGCGGATGACGTATACGAATGTCCGTGAGATCATCGAGCGCGATGACGAAGAGACGTTGAAAAAGTACGAGCCGTTCATCGGTGAGTTCGACCTCATGGCCGAGCTCGCGGAAGTGCTTCGGAAACGCCGTAACTCGCGCGGTGCCATCAACTTCGATTTCGCCGAGGCGAAAGTCGTCGTCAACGAGGAAGGGAAGCCGGCAGATATCGTGCTTCGTCCACGTTCGGTCGCCGAGAAGTTGATCGAGGAGTTCATGCTCGCGGCCAACGAGACGGTCGCGGAACACTTCCACAAGATGGACGTGCCGTTCATCTATCGTGTCCACGACAATCCGAAACCGGACAAGCTCGACTTCTTCTTCGACTTCGTCGCAAACTTTGGCGTTCACATCGAACGCATCAAAGGGCAGACAGTCGAACCGAAGACGCTTCAAAAGATTTTGAAGGCAATCGACGGGGAACCGGAAGAGCCGGTCATCAGCACGATCATGCTTCGCTCGATGCAACAGGCGAAATATGATGACGTCTCGCTCGGTCACTTCGGACTCGCGACAGACTTCTATACGCACTTCACGTCACCGATCCGTCGTTATCCGGACTTGATTGTCCACCGTCTCATGCGCACGTACGTCTTCAACAATGATTTGTCGGAGAAGACGATTGCGAAGTACGAGGACCGTCTCGGGGCGATCGCTGAACAGGCATCGAAACGGGAACGTCGCTCGGTCGACGCAGAGCGCGAGACACAGGCACTCAAAAAAGCCGAATACATGGAAGCCCATCTCGGTGAAGAGTTCGATGGTGTCGTCGCTGGCGTCACGAATTTCGGGATGTTCATCGAGCTTCCGAATACGATTGAAGGGCTTGTCCGTCTCCAGTCGATGGATGACTACTATCACTTCGATGAGTCACAGCTCATGCTCCTCGGGGAGCGGACGAAACGTCAGTTCCGTATCGGGGACGCCGTCCGTGTCAAAGTCGACGCCGTCAACTTAGACGAGCGGACGATCGATTTCACGGTCGTCGGCATGCCGAAACGAGAACCGTCGACGCGTCGCCAACCGACGACGATCAAAGCGAAAGGCGGTCGTCCGAAGAAGGACGAGAAAGACCGTCGTGGCGGTCGCGGTCGGGACGACAAGAAGAAGCGCGGCAAACCAGGAAGACCCGGCAAGCCGGGTAAACCAGGCGAGAAACCGAAGCGAGACGGGGAGAAGTCATCCCAAGGCCGTTCGGCACTCGACCTGAAGAATAAAGACAAGCACAAACGAAAAGGCGACGCTAAACGAGGTGCGAAGAAGCGTCGCTGA
- the smpB gene encoding SsrA-binding protein SmpB produces the protein MAKKKDSNALAQNRKASFDYAIEDTIEAGMVLTGTEIKSVRQSKINIADAYVRFDGGEATLHNCHISPFEQGNRFNHDPLRVRKLLLHKKQINQLIGASGRDGYTIIPLKVYIKNGVAKCLLGVGKGKKKYDKREDLKKKDAKRDVDRAMRDRQKY, from the coding sequence ATGGCCAAGAAGAAAGATTCGAACGCACTCGCCCAAAACCGCAAGGCGTCCTTCGATTACGCGATCGAAGATACGATTGAGGCAGGCATGGTGCTCACAGGGACGGAGATCAAGTCGGTCCGTCAATCGAAGATCAACATCGCGGATGCGTACGTCCGATTCGACGGGGGCGAGGCGACACTTCACAACTGTCATATCAGCCCGTTCGAACAAGGGAACCGCTTCAACCATGACCCACTCCGCGTCCGGAAGCTATTGTTGCATAAGAAGCAGATCAATCAGCTCATTGGAGCATCAGGGCGTGACGGCTACACGATCATCCCGCTCAAAGTGTATATCAAGAATGGGGTCGCGAAGTGCCTGCTCGGTGTCGGAAAAGGGAAGAAGAAGTACGACAAACGTGAGGACTTGAAGAAGAAAGACGCGAAGCGTGACGTCGACCGTGCGATGCGCGATCGGCAAAAATACTGA